A genomic stretch from Tribolium castaneum strain GA2 chromosome 6, icTriCast1.1, whole genome shotgun sequence includes:
- the LOC656616 gene encoding uncharacterized protein LOC656616 has product MKFFIFSLIALISIENSICMECYSTNLEALARGVSEHSPQDCTQSLKKFERRFDLSKLDVTCFKFVVQGEDKTAIVKGCLPKGGCGLMEGALKTMLPFTGEAKCYECEGSLCNSAPKLQLLAFVSLLLPSVSLFKLL; this is encoded by the exons atgaaatttttcattttctcaCTCATCGCACTCATTTCCATCGAAAATT caATTTGCATGGAATGCTACTCCACAAATTTGGAAGCTTTGGCTCGAGGCGTCTCGGAACATTCCCCACAGGACTGCAcccaaagtttgaaaaaattcgaacGCAGATTCGATTTGTCCAAACTTGACGTGACCTGCTTCAAGTTTGTGGTCCAAGGCGAAG ACAAAACGGCCATTGTGAAGGGATGTCTCCCGAAAGGGGGCTGCGGCCTCATGGAGGGGGCCCTCAAGACCATGCTGCCCTTCACCGGGGAGGCGAAATGCTACGAATGCGAGGGCAGTCTGTGCAATTCCGCCCCAAAGTTGCAACTTCTCGCTTTCGTTTCGCTTTTGTTGCCGTCAGTTTCACTGTTCAAACTGTTGTAA